One window of Misgurnus anguillicaudatus chromosome 13, ASM2758022v2, whole genome shotgun sequence genomic DNA carries:
- the dffa gene encoding DNA fragmentation factor subunit alpha — protein sequence MTELKACKVCDVGRQNCYGIAVTSLGQLKIKGAEALGISASASVSVVLEDDGTIIEDEDYFLCLPANTKFMLLDYKETWTPALQGTGHPNRDYDHVEVDGQDDVDGAESWHSVAERLRQNLANIILMSEADLQSLIDVPCSELAAVLGFSQQKTRVLQDTLQTVVDRREEERQSKEILQLYLKATEQEGSRDPQDERAKLDETDGVQLEATAGFSSKTLMVLKDKTHPETRLSNEELQLVVKHGLEVMEKVLGWDSEKTAVLVQACEAEISKRLRQVQALQSLHSQSRSTNISLKPQNERETRAKRSKKTV from the exons atgacagaattaaaaGCATGTAAAGTGTGTGACGTCGGGCGGCAGAACTGTTACGGGATAGCGGTAACTTCTCTGGGTCAGCTCAAAATTAAAG GTGCTGAAGCTTTGGGCATCAGTGCCAGTGCATCAGTTTCAGTGGTGTTAGAAGATGATGGGACCATTATAGAAGATGAAGATTACTTTCTGTGTCTGCCAGCAAATACAAAATTCATGCTATTGGATTACAAAGAAACATGGACACCTGCCTTGCAAGGGACTG GACACCCTAACAGAGATTATGATCATGTGGAGGTAGATGGACAGGATGACGTTGATGGGGCCGAATCCTGGCATAGTGTGGCAGAGCGTCTCAGGCAGAACTTGGCCAACATTATCCTCATGTCTGAGGCAGATCTACAGAGTTt GATTGACGTGCCATGTTCAGAGCTGGCTGCAGTACTGGGCTTTTCACAGCAGAAAACTCGTGTCCTACAGGACACACTGCAGACAGTAGTGGACCGCAGGGAGGAGGAGAGACAGTCCAAAGAAATACTGCAACTTTATCTGAAAGCTACAGAGCAAGAAGGCAGTCGAGACCCACAGGATGAAC GTGCTAAACTAGATGAAACAGATGGGGTGCAGTTGGAGGCCACAGCAGGGTTCAGCTCCAAAACGCTTATGGTTCTAAAGGACAAAACACATCCCGAGACCAGACTTTCCAATGAAGAGCTACAG CTGGTGGTGAAACACGGACTGGAGGTTATGGAGAAGGTGTTGGGCTGGGACAGTGAGAAGACTGCAGTGCTGGTGCAAGCTTGTGAAGCTGAGATTAGTAAGCGTCTACGGCAGGTGCAGGCTCTGCAGTCACTTCATTCTCAAAGTCGCTCCACAAACATCAGTTTAAAACCACAGAATGAGAGAGAGACTCGAGCCAAACGCAGCAAAAAAACAGTCTGA